The Methanocella sp. genome includes the window GAGAGCCGGGCTCGTCTCTCAGGTGGGCCTTCCTTGTCAGCGAGAACCGGGCCATGTCCGCGACCCCTGGCTTTGGCTCTCCGGCCTTCAGAGCCAGATAAAAATTTCTCGCGGCTTCGCCGGTCTTTTTTAGCTTTTCAGCTTCGAGCTTCTCCCGCTCAAGTGGCGTGCCCCAGTCCGGGCGCTCGTGCATGACAACCCCCGCTTTATGGACAACCTTGAAACCTACAGATTCGATGGCAATGCCGAAGGCCAGGAGCATGAAGCCCCCGCCTCCGCCGCCCGACGTCGTAAGGAGCAGGGCGTTCCTGAAAAAGCGGGGCCGATGGCAGGCATAGCAGAGCCGGTCGATGAAGTTCTTCATGAGTCCCGACACGTTGCCCACGTATGTTGGCGATGCGAAGATGACGCCGTCGGCGGCCAGCATCTTCTGCTCGAGCAGGGCGCGGTCATCCTTCAGAGGGCAGAGCTGCTCGCCCTTATCCATGCACAGGCGGCACCCCCGGCACATTCCCAGGTTCAGGTCCTTGAGGAACACGTACTCGAACTCCACGTCTCCCATCAAATGCATCTGCTCTTCGACCAGTTTCGTGGCTTTATAAGTATTGCCCAGCTTCCGGGGGCTGCCCATGACTGCTAGCACGCGCATTATTTCATCTCCTTAGGCCGGGCGGCGATGGCGCGGGCGAGCAGGGCCATGGAGTGGGCCATATATTCATCATGCGTTTTCATTCCTTCGCTCAAAGCCCATTCCATTACCGGCCCGGGACTGGCGATGTTCTCGCACGTTGACATGACGAATATGGCGGTTTCCAGCGGGTCGACACCACCGGTTATCGTCCCGTCTTCCAGTCCCTGCACGATGGCCGAGTTGAGGCCGCCGATGATCTCCCTGGCGATAGTGGCCTGCTCCATCGCGCTGTCCACCTGGCTCATATCGAAGCGATGGGTTCGCGCATAGCAGAGCTCGCGGTAGTGCTCCGGATGTTCCCTGCAATAACGGAAAAACGCCTCGCACATCCGGAGAAGCCGGCCCTTACCCTTCCGGCTTTTCTTCTGTGGGGCGAGGAGCTCGTCCCTCATGATGAGGAGCCCGCGCCGCAGCACGGCAAAGTAGAGCGAGTCCTTGTTCTTAAAGTAGATGTACAGGGTCGCCTTGTTGATCTTCAGCGCATCAGCGATGTCGCTCATGGACACGCCGTCATAGCCTTTTGCGAAGAACAGTTTTTCGGCGGCGTCGACAATATAATCCCGGCGCCGTTCTTTTTCCAGCTCTTTTAGATCTGCGATGGACATGATGGACCTTTGAAACCGATAGTTATGATTTTAACCTATGGTTATTAATTATAACCAATGGTTACTAAATAAAACCAGTAGTTAATTATCCTATAAAAGCCTTTTCTTTTTAAATTTATTTCATCGACGGCAAAAATGGAAAGGAGACCGGGCCCGACTATAGGTGCCGGATGATTGTGTTGACCATCTGGCTGGACTTCGCCTTGCCGCCCA containing:
- a CDS encoding flavodoxin family protein; the protein is MRVLAVMGSPRKLGNTYKATKLVEEQMHLMGDVEFEYVFLKDLNLGMCRGCRLCMDKGEQLCPLKDDRALLEQKMLAADGVIFASPTYVGNVSGLMKNFIDRLCYACHRPRFFRNALLLTTSGGGGGGFMLLAFGIAIESVGFKVVHKAGVVMHERPDWGTPLEREKLEAEKLKKTGEAARNFYLALKAGEPKPGVADMARFSLTRKAHLRDEPGSPDYRYWKEHGWYENDVFFYYGPKPGIIKKGLIGVTAAVFSLAAR
- a CDS encoding TetR/AcrR family transcriptional regulator; the protein is MSIADLKELEKERRRDYIVDAAEKLFFAKGYDGVSMSDIADALKINKATLYIYFKNKDSLYFAVLRRGLLIMRDELLAPQKKSRKGKGRLLRMCEAFFRYCREHPEHYRELCYARTHRFDMSQVDSAMEQATIAREIIGGLNSAIVQGLEDGTITGGVDPLETAIFVMSTCENIASPGPVMEWALSEGMKTHDEYMAHSMALLARAIAARPKEMK